In one window of Archocentrus centrarchus isolate MPI-CPG fArcCen1 chromosome 11, fArcCen1, whole genome shotgun sequence DNA:
- the txnl4a gene encoding thioredoxin-like protein 4A, with amino-acid sequence MSYMLPHLHNGWQVDQAILSEEDRVLVIRFGHDWDPTCMKMDEVLYSIAEKVKNFAVIYLVDITEVPDFNKMYELYDPCTVMFFFRNKHIMIDLGTGNNNKINWTMEDKQEMIDIIETVYRGARKGRGLVVSPKDYSTKYRY; translated from the exons ATGTCGTACATGCTACCACATCTCCACAATGGCTGGCAGGTCGACCAAGCCATCCTGTCCGAGGAGGACCGAGTCCTTGTTATCCGCTTCGGTCACGACTGGGATCCGACATGTATGAAGATGGACGAAGTTCTTTACAGCATCGCTGAAAAG GTGAAGAACTTTGCTGTCATTTACCTGGTGGACATCACAGAAGTGCCTGATTTCAACAAGATGTACGAGTTGTACGACCCCTGCACTGTCATGTTCTTCTTCAG GAACAAACACATCATGATTGATTTGGGCACCGGTAACAACAACAAGATCAACTGGACGATGGAGGACAAGCAGGAGATGATAGATATTATTGAAACGGTGTATCGAGGAGCAAGAAAAGGCCGCGGTCTGGTGGTGTCTCCTAAGGATTACTCTACAAAATAcagatattga
- the LOC115788223 gene encoding E3 ubiquitin-protein ligase znrf2-like gives MGAKQSSPVFDGRSRAYSSSDLPSGNSSRGERFAGFRYTNGPDGPRIRFTNGGPTSSGLNIPAGGNQSLDGTDGDDEGQLPPEGHRLLLGSLPAELSSRLLGGFHCPVCSKFMASDEIEKHLLVCFSKTRLTYNKDILSRDSGECAICLEELEQGDTIARLPCLCIYHKGCIDAWFDVNRSCPEHPGD, from the exons ATGGGGGCCAAGCAGAGCAGCCCGGTGTTTGATGGCAGATCTCGAGCCTATTCCAGCTCCGATCTTCCATCTGGAAATTCCAGCAGAGGAGAAAGGTTTGCGGGGTTCAGGTACACCAATGGACCCGATGGCCCACGAATCCGGTTCACGAACGGAGGGCCAACAAGTTCTGGGCTCAACATACCGGCCGGCGGCAATCAGAGCCTCGACGGCACAGATGGTGACGATGAGGGCCAGCTTCCCCCCGAGGGACACAGGCTGCTTTTAGGGTCTCTGCCGGCCGAGCTGTCCTCTCGTCTGCTGGGAG GCTTCCACTGTCCTGTTTGCTCCAAGTTCATGGCATCGGATGAAATCGAGAAGCACTTGCTCGTGTGTTTCAGCAAGACGCGCCTCACCTACAACA AGGACATCCTGTCCAGAGACTCTGGGGAATGTGCCATCTGTTTAGAAGAGCTGGAGCAAGGAGACACCATTGCCAGGCTGCCTTGCCTCTGTATCTACCATAAAGG GTGCATAGACGCGTGGTTTGACGTGAATCGCTCCTGTCCGGAACATCCCGGCGACTAG